A genomic region of Antennarius striatus isolate MH-2024 chromosome 2, ASM4005453v1, whole genome shotgun sequence contains the following coding sequences:
- the LOC137601931 gene encoding LOW QUALITY PROTEIN: cytochrome P450 3A19-like (The sequence of the model RefSeq protein was modified relative to this genomic sequence to represent the inferred CDS: inserted 2 bases in 1 codon; substituted 1 base at 1 genomic stop codon): MRLRYGYAPYGFFKKRGIRGPKPLPFIGKFLGYRKYFGLNGLLRDAVSVVKDEKWKRIRNTLSPSFTSGRLKEVKIFIFAGYETSSSSLEFVGYNLATHPEIHRKLQDEIDKNFPLKDWPTYDFLMKIEYLDMVLNESVRLYPIVPRSIDRISKTLVEINGVTIPEGTAVAITAYXHHDPLLWSEPKVFKPERFSNDNKDNIDPYAFLSFGAGPRNCIGMRFAMLMMKLALVEILQNFSFVTCKETEIPLELGSDRFTXPKNPIKLKLEPRVIVPDSTSG, encoded by the exons ATGAGGCTCAG ATATGGGTACGCTCCATATGGCTTTTTCAAGAAGAGAGGCATCCGTGGGCCCAAACCTTTGCCCTTTATTGGGAAATTTTTGGGTTACAGAAAG TACTTTGGCCTAAATGGACTATTACGCGATGCTGTTTCAGTAGTAAAAGATGAGAAATGGAAGAGGATTCGCAACACACTTTCTCCATCATTCACCAGTGGACGACTAAAGGAGGTTAAAA TATTCATCTTTGCTGGCTATGAAACCAGTAGCAGCTCACTGGAATTTGTAGGTTACAACCTGGCAACCCATCCTGAGATCCACAGGAAGCTGCAAGATGAAATTGACAAAAACTTCCCACTAAAG GATTGGCCAACGTATGACTTCCTAATGAAGATTGAATACCTGGATATGGTTCTGAATGAGTCAGTGAGGCTGTACCCTATTGTTCCTCGCAGCATAGACAGAATATCAAAGACTCTTGTGGAAATTAATGGAGTGACCATCCCCGAAGGAACAGCTGTCGCGATAACAGCTTA TCACCACGACCCTTTATTGTGGTCTGAGCCTAAAGTCTTCAAACCTGAAAG GTTCAGCAATGACAACAAAGACAACATAGACCCTTATGCCTTCCTGTCTTTTGGAGCTGGACCAAGGAATTGTATTGGCATGCGATTTGCCATGTTGATGATGAAGTTGGCCCTGGTGGAGATCCTTCAGAACTTTAGCTTTGTCACCTGCAAGGAGACAGAG attcCACTAGAGTTGGGAAGTGATAGATTTACCTAACCTAAGAATCCCATCAAGTTGAAGCTGGAGCCCAGGGTAATTGTTCCTGATTCTACCTCAGGCTGA